From one Candidatus Marinimicrobia bacterium CG08_land_8_20_14_0_20_45_22 genomic stretch:
- a CDS encoding SAM-dependent methyltransferase yields the protein MKLTDILKDSNYDLSLFTENDIKTLEAKIKIANNKPYVDCIIREKEVHLKPEEVIRQLYTAKLINDYDYPKKRIRFEHPVRFGSTEIKSADIVILDKDSPTTAYIIVEVKKPKRTDGKEQLKSYCHATGAPIAVWLNGKQISYFNRKNPNFFEDITNIPKVDQTLEDILKERFTWRDLIVKDILLNNRITLKAKIEDMENEVLANAGVDVFEEVFKLIFTKLYDENKSYQDRAVINYFLKNKNLPLVAEPTPTFGNTMERSFDDIKAALRQVDASSFRLLEFRNTGQTDAQLKEKIQRLFDEAKKKWPGVFSDESKIDLSPSHLSICVSSLQDVKLFNSNLQVIDEAFEYLVSKSAKGEKGQYFTPRHVIDMCVKMLNPQRGEYMIDPASGSCGFTVHTIFQITGHLFENTEISAEEKDDVLKVFGIDFDEKVVRVARTLNLIAGDGETNVLHLNTLDYDRWHEKVNNPDWRDTYGAGFRRLESLKVERNSNKEFLFDILMANPPFAGDIKESNIIHKYDLGFNAKKKPKSKVGRDILFIERNLDFLKPGGRLAIVLPQGRFNNTSDKDIREFITGKARILAVVGLHGNTFKPHTGTKTSVLFLQKWDDKLCPKKDDYPIFFAVSDKSGKDNSGDYVYVKNDDGKSKLDKYGHLVVDHDLHNHNGELPDGIAETFIDWAKKEKMSFWK from the coding sequence ATGAAACTAACTGATATACTAAAAGATTCCAATTACGATCTTTCGCTATTTACAGAAAACGACATCAAGACTCTTGAGGCAAAAATCAAGATAGCCAATAACAAACCTTACGTCGATTGCATCATCCGTGAAAAAGAAGTCCATCTAAAACCGGAAGAAGTCATCCGTCAGCTTTATACCGCAAAACTTATCAACGATTATGATTATCCAAAAAAGCGAATACGGTTTGAGCATCCTGTTCGGTTTGGGAGCACTGAAATAAAATCCGCTGATATTGTTATCCTTGATAAAGATAGTCCAACAACGGCATATATTATCGTTGAAGTCAAGAAACCGAAGCGAACGGACGGAAAAGAACAACTTAAATCGTATTGTCATGCTACTGGAGCTCCTATCGCTGTTTGGTTAAATGGCAAGCAGATTTCTTACTTTAATCGCAAAAACCCGAATTTCTTTGAGGACATTACCAACATCCCGAAAGTGGATCAAACCCTCGAGGACATTTTAAAAGAACGCTTCACCTGGCGGGATTTAATCGTTAAAGACATCCTCTTAAATAACAGAATCACACTCAAAGCCAAAATCGAGGATATGGAAAACGAAGTCCTCGCTAACGCCGGCGTGGACGTTTTCGAGGAAGTATTTAAGCTCATCTTTACCAAATTATACGATGAGAATAAAAGTTATCAGGATAGGGCGGTTATAAACTATTTTCTGAAAAATAAAAATTTGCCTCTGGTGGCTGAACCAACGCCTACTTTCGGAAATACGATGGAACGATCTTTTGATGACATTAAGGCGGCGCTTCGGCAAGTTGATGCTTCATCTTTTCGATTGCTTGAATTCAGGAATACAGGTCAAACCGACGCTCAACTAAAAGAAAAAATTCAACGCCTCTTTGATGAAGCCAAAAAGAAATGGCCAGGCGTTTTTTCCGATGAAAGTAAAATCGATCTCTCGCCTTCGCATTTATCAATCTGCGTTTCCAGCCTTCAGGACGTAAAACTCTTTAATTCTAATCTTCAAGTCATTGATGAAGCCTTTGAATATTTAGTCAGCAAATCCGCAAAAGGCGAAAAGGGTCAGTATTTCACACCTCGCCATGTGATAGATATGTGCGTCAAGATGCTCAATCCCCAACGAGGCGAATACATGATTGATCCCGCCTCCGGCTCCTGTGGATTTACCGTACACACAATTTTTCAGATTACAGGCCATCTTTTTGAAAATACCGAGATTTCAGCGGAAGAAAAAGACGATGTGCTAAAGGTCTTCGGCATTGACTTTGACGAAAAGGTCGTACGTGTAGCTCGCACGCTTAATCTGATCGCCGGCGACGGCGAAACAAACGTCCTGCATTTAAACACTCTTGATTATGACCGCTGGCATGAGAAAGTGAATAATCCCGACTGGCGGGATACTTACGGAGCGGGTTTCAGACGGCTTGAATCCTTAAAAGTGGAGCGTAATTCAAACAAGGAATTCCTCTTTGATATTCTTATGGCCAATCCACCTTTTGCGGGAGATATTAAAGAGTCAAATATCATCCACAAATACGATCTTGGATTTAACGCAAAGAAAAAGCCAAAGTCAAAGGTCGGCCGGGATATTCTTTTTATTGAGCGCAATCTGGATTTCCTCAAGCCCGGCGGACGCCTCGCTATAGTATTGCCTCAAGGCCGGTTTAATAACACCTCTGACAAGGACATTCGGGAGTTTATTACCGGTAAGGCCCGTATTCTTGCAGTCGTAGGTTTGCACGGAAATACCTTTAAACCTCACACAGGCACAAAGACCAGCGTTTTATTCCTGCAAAAGTGGGACGATAAGCTATGCCCTAAAAAAGACGACTATCCCATTTTCTTCGCTGTATCAGACAAATCGGGAAAAGACAATTCCGGCGATTACGTCTATGTCAAAAATGACGACGGCAAGTCCAAGTTAGACAAATACGGCCATTTGGTCGTTGACCACGACCTGCATAATCACAATGGCGAACTGCCGGACGGAATCGCCGAGACATTTATCGACTGGGCGAAGAAAGAAAAAATGAGTTTCTGGAAATAG
- a CDS encoding phage antirepressor protein, with protein MPTTKIAIFRKNEIRKTIHNNEWWFVIKDVVVALTDSVQPDGYIKDMRRRDHELSKGWGQIATPLSVQTPGGLQKLNCANTEGIFRIIQSIPSPKAEPFKRWLARVGYERVQEIDDPELATRRTRALYKAKGYSDDWIEKRMRGIAIREELTDEWKRHGVERDKEYEILTAEISKAAFGLTPSQYKKLKGLERQNLRDHMTDLEMIFSMLGEAATTQITKVEHPAGLEGNRQVSRRGGNVAGVARKKLEQETGEKVVSRQNYLREPQNTKPTEKLPSGRKKKN; from the coding sequence ATGCCTACAACGAAGATCGCGATTTTTAGAAAAAATGAAATCCGGAAAACCATACATAACAATGAATGGTGGTTTGTTATCAAGGATGTGGTGGTTGCGCTGACTGATTCCGTGCAACCGGACGGCTACATCAAAGACATGCGCCGACGCGATCATGAACTTTCCAAAGGGTGGGGGCAAATTGCCACCCCCCTTTCCGTTCAGACTCCGGGAGGCTTGCAAAAGCTCAATTGCGCCAATACGGAAGGGATATTCCGTATCATTCAATCCATCCCTTCACCAAAGGCGGAACCGTTTAAACGGTGGTTAGCGCGGGTCGGTTATGAGCGGGTACAAGAAATCGATGACCCCGAACTGGCTACCAGACGCACCCGTGCGCTTTACAAAGCCAAAGGTTATTCAGATGATTGGATAGAAAAACGCATGCGTGGCATCGCCATCCGCGAAGAACTGACCGATGAATGGAAAAGGCACGGCGTTGAGAGAGACAAAGAGTACGAGATACTGACCGCCGAAATATCCAAAGCTGCCTTTGGCTTGACACCGAGTCAATACAAAAAACTTAAAGGCCTTGAACGGCAGAATCTCCGTGATCATATGACGGACCTTGAGATGATCTTTTCCATGCTGGGAGAAGCGGCTACAACCCAAATTACCAAGGTGGAGCATCCGGCCGGTCTTGAGGGGAACCGTCAAGTATCCCGGCGCGGTGGAAATGTGGCCGGTGTAGCGCGGAAGAAACTGGAACAGGAAACCGGTGAAAAAGTTGTGAGCCGACAGAATTATCTGCGAGAACCGCAGAACACGAAACCGACAGAAAAATTGCCGTCTGGGCGAAAAAAGAAAAATTGA